One part of the Lotus japonicus ecotype B-129 chromosome 2, LjGifu_v1.2 genome encodes these proteins:
- the LOC130736407 gene encoding uncharacterized protein LOC130736407, translating to KLAAAHFSDYALVWWNKFAKERLRNEEPAVETWAEMKRIMRKRYVPSSHARDVKFKLQKLTQGSKSVEEYYKELEVLMLQANLEEDEEVTMIRFINGLSNDVRDIIELQEYVDMEELLHKATKVEQQLKRKGLARKSSTNSNSSWRDRMKNEGPSTLSKPATKPQASASSKPLEQPSKKSKEVKCFKCQGMGHYAYECASKKTMILKDDGDYTSESEGEQSEEEEEAAMNGELLMIRRMLGSQQKPKKESQRENIFHTRCSVNGQICLMIVDGGSCTNVASERMVEKLNLVTKPHPWPYKLQWLSHYGEIQVSKQVEVDFSIGKYRDKVLCDVVPMEASHILLGRPWQYDTKDYEDVFPTSVPSGLPPLRGIEHQIDLIPGASLPNRPAYRSNPQETTEIQRQVEELLNKGWVRNSMSPCAVPVILVPKKDGTWRFVVSSKGVQVDEEKIKAIQEWPTPKSVGDVRSFHGLASFYRRFVKDFSTLAAPLNEVVKKNVGFHWGKNQEEAFAALKHKLTHAPILALPNFAKSFELECDASNVGIGAVLLQEGHPIAYFSEKLSGAALNYSTYDKELYALVRALKTWQHYLLPKEFVIHSDHESLKYLKGQGKLNKRHAKWVEFLEQFPYVIKHKKGKSNIVADALSRRHVHNGFLFKENRLCVPKSSIRELLVKESHAGGLMGHFGVQKTLETLQEHFYWPKMKHDVIKFCEHCIVCKKAKSKVMPHGLYTSLPIPEYPWVDLSMDFVLGLPRTKNGKDSIFVVVDRFSKMAHFIPCRKADDACHVADLFFKEVVRLHGMPRSIVSDRDTKFLSHFWRTLWGKLGTKLLFSTTCHPQTDGQTEVVNRTLGTLLRTVLKANLKAWEACLPHVEFAYNRAVHSTTNCSPFEVVYGFSSTRKDRAKLNIKEVVFQPGDWVWVHMRKERFPEQRKSKLQPRGDGPFQVLERINNNAYKIELPDGGEFDLRSNPFQEGGNDEDKDKDKGHGALKGLGGPMTRARAKKAKETLQQVVATILEDKVVEEMEPKIMMIIQAQEACEYEYLCYMNIA from the exons aaacttgcagctgctcacttttcagactatgctcttgtttggtggaataagtttgcaaaagagagattgagaaatgaggagccagcggtggaaacatgggctgaaatgaaacgaatcatgaggaaaagatatgtcccttcaagccatgctagggatgtaaaatttaaacttcaaaaacttacccaaggcagcaagagtgttgaggagtattacaaagaacttgaggtgcttatgttgcaagccaatcttgaggaggatgaagaggtaaccatgattcgatttattaatggtctatctaatgatgttagagatattatagaacttcaggaatatgtagacatggaagaattgctgcacaaggccactaaagttgagcaacaactcaaaaggaaagggcttgcaaggaagagttctaccaattccaattcatcttggagagacagaatgaagaatgaagggccgagcacccttagcaaaccagccaccaaaccacaagcttcagcttcttcaaaacctcttgaacaaccatccaaaaagagcaaagaggtcaagtgcttcaaatgccaaggtatgggacattatgcttatgaatgtgcctccaaaaagaccatgattcttaaggatgatggagactacaccagtgagtccgaaggagaacaaagtgaagaagaagaggaggcagccatgaatggtgaactgttgatgatccgaagaatgcttggtagccaacaaaagccaaagaaagaaagccaaagagagaatatctttcacacaagatgttctgtcaatgggcagatttgcttgatgattgttgatggcggaagctgtactaatgtggctagtgaaagaatggtggagaagctgaacctggtcacaaaaccacatccttggccatacaaacttcaatggctcagccactatggagaaatacaagtaagtaagcaagttgaagttgacttttccattggcaaatacagggataaggttctttgtgatgttgttcccatggaggctagtcacatactgctgggaagaccatggcaatatgacacca aggattatgaggatgtgtttccaacaagtgttccaagtggtctaccaccactgagaggaattgagcatcaaattgatctcattccgggagcttctttgcctaataggccagcatatagaagcaacccacaagaaaccactgaaattcaaagacaagtggaagaactcttgaacaaagggtgggtaagaaatagcatgagtccttgtgctgtaccggtgattttggtaccaaagaaagatgggacttggaga tttgttgtgagttcgaaaggagtgcaggttgatgaggaaaagatcaaagccattcaagagtggcccactcctaaatccgtgggtgatgtaagaagttttcatggcttggccagtttctacaggaggtttgtaaaggactttagtaccttggcagcacccctaaatgaagtggtgaaaaagaatgtgggttttcattggggaaagaatcaagaagaggcctttgctgccctaaagcataagcttacccatgcacctatacttgctttacctaactttgctaaatcttttgaacttgaatgtgatgcttcaaatgtaggtattggagctgtgttgcttcaagaaggccacccaattgcttattttagtgaaaagttaagcggagctgcccttaactattctacttatgataaggaattgtatgctttggtgagagctttgaagacctggcagcattatcttttgcccaaggaattcgtgattcatagtgatcatgagtcgctgaaatacttgaaggggcaaggtaagttgaacaaaaggcatgccaaatgggttgaatttttggaacaatttccctatgtcataaaacacaaaaaggggaaaagtaacattgtggctgatgctttatccaggagacacgt gcacaatggatttttatttaaggaaaacaggttgtgtgtgcctaaaagttccattagagaactgcttgttaaagaatcccatgctgggggactaatgggtcattttggagtccaaaagactctagaaactttacaggaacatttctattggcccaaaatgaaacatgatgtgatcaagttttgtgaacattgcattgtttgcaagaaggctaagtctaaggtgatgccacatggtttgtatacttctttgccaatccctgaatacccttgggttgacttgtctatggactttgttttaggcctccctagaacaaagaatggtaaggattccatttttgtggttgttgataggttttcaaaaatggctcactttattccttgcaggaaagctgatgatgcttgtcacgttgctgatttgttctttaaagaagttgtaagacttcatgggatgcctagaagcatagttagtgatagggacaccaagttcctaagtcacttctggaggactttatgggggaagttaggcaccaaacttttgttctctaccacttgccacccacaaactgatgggcaaactgaggtggttaataggaccctaggcaccttgcttaggactgtccttaaggccaatttaaaggcttgggaggcgtgtttgcctcatgttgaatttgcttacaatagggctgtccatagcactaccaattgctctccatttgaagtagtgtatggattttcaagcacaaggaaggacagggcaaagctgaatat aaaggaggtggtgttccaacccggagattgggtttgggtgcacatgaggaaggaaaggtttccagaacaaaggaaatccaaactccaacctagaggggatggaccttttcaagtgcttgagagaatcaataacaatgcctacaaaatagagcttccag atggcggagaatttgatttgaggtcaaatccttttcaagagggagggaatgatgaggacaaggacaaggacaagggtcatggagccctaaaaggacttggaggaccaatgacaagggctagagctaaaaaggccaaagagactcttcagcaagtagtggcaaccattcttgaagacaaagtggtagaagagatggaaccaaaaatcatgatgatcattcaggcccaagaag CATGTGAATATGAATACCTATGCTATATGAATATTGCCTGA